GAAACAAAAAATTTCGGATCaaaacatttagaatcaaaaCAACAACACTAGCGCCGCGCGTGACAATGTCGTACGttataatttatttcaaatcgACCGTTAAACTGGTGGGCGATGCAAAAAGCAAttctgttacgtctgtttgtctgtggtttaaccacagacaaacagacgtaacagcttgaacatttttctgaaaaatccatcgctcaactcctctaccaccatcttgcgagcatgttacacgaaacgatgtttcgtatgacatcgtcaccagaaggcgctggagtgaaatgtcaaacccgaaggattacgacactaacgcctctagttgtgaatttCGTAATCAACCAAATTcgaattgatcgttgaagtcatggtcgatggtattttctctagtgttacgtctgtttgtctgtggtttaacCGTGCATCACgtttttcatagttttcaaTCTGACTACCAGATGTCGAAGCGATCGCTgagtttcaaataaatttgcCTATAGTTCCTAAAATTGACCAGCAGAGGAAGCAATCGCatcaaaaagaaaaatttgataCTGTCAGTTGACAACGAAGAAGTTTTTCCTTGAATGTGTGTGCCAGATGACAGATCGACTACGACAGcaaaaagaaaagtgaaaatcCAGCAGTGAAAAATCGAATCAATAGTTTCCATTTTTCGGTAGTTTTCCTTGCTTTGGTGTGGACTTTCAATGCAGTAGCCGTCCCCGGAGTGACCCGCCGCTGGTAAGAATGAAATCCTTAGCATCCGTTGCCTTGTGGACGGTGCTACTGCTGCTGTTTACAGTTTGCTCCGACGGCCGACGACATCATCTGGAAGTTCGGGTGAGTTTGATGTAGGGAATTTTGTGCTCTGAATGTGCAATGACAAAAGGATTATGTTTTATAACTTCAGGATGATTTACGACGATACATCCCGTTAAGTACGTTCGGGTTCtaccccggaggaattctggatgTAAAGTTTTCCAATTTTATGGTCGTTCCCCATACCGATAGCAATGTTGTAAGTGCTGATTGTTTTCTTTTATTAAGGGGGAGCACGAAAGCGAAAGCAATGAAATTGTGTTTATTTTAGTATGGACTTTCGTTGGATAAAACACTTTCGGATGCGATGAACCCGTACTTGGATACCCATCAGGACAATTGTATTCTTCGTGAACCGATAAGTTCCCTACGAAGTGGTCCTATTCTATTCTTCATAATGgatttacagcgagaagtgtaAGTACTTTCATTTAATTCTAGAAAAGATCCAGAAATCAGTTTCAATGTTATAAaccatttttttactcattcgATATTCCATCAGAGTTCATCTGAATTGTTCAAGCGAGTGGCAAAATACGCACATCTATAAGGACGCTAGCCATATTCCGCCGATGCGTGGGAAACGACAATCGTTTGCAACGGTGAGCGATTCCAAGTCAATGTACATGCAACGTCGGAAACGGGAAGGTAATTCATAGAATTCAGTTTGTGTTTGTTTAGAACTAACTTTTATTTTCAAACCCTATTTTAGCTACTGATCTGGTTTCCGTATGTCGCAACTACAATTTGACATTGACCTGTACGAAGAATAATCTCCCATTCAAAGTTTGCAGCTTTACAGTAAGTAGTGCTAATTAtgccaaaatcgggatattattAAACTATAATCGTACTATTTCAGTTTGCAATGGAAGTCTCGAACAAAGCCGACGAGGGGCTCTACAATCTGTATTTCCACAGCTGTCCAAACTACGAAATAAGTACGTTATACCCGCTTCAATTCGACGTCGATATCGAGGAAAAGAACGGCCAAAATTACCTCTCGGCGGGAGAGATGCCACTCCCGGCGCTTTACTTCATGATGTCGTTGTTGTTTTTCCTGTCCGGTCTGTTTTGGGTGTTCATCCTGAAGAAGAGCAAGCATCCCGTTTTCAAGATCCACTACCTCATGGCGGTTTTGGTTTTCCTGAAGTCGCTCTCGTTGCTATTCCATGGgatcaattttcatttcattcagaCCAAGGGCGAACACGTCGAAGCGTGGGCAATTTTGTATTATATTACTCATTTGTAAGCCACATCTCGATACCATTTGAGCTGTAATGATATCGCTTTGCGTATTTCAGACTGAAAGGAGCGGTCCTGTTCATTACGATCGTCCTGATTGGTACCGGATGGACCTTCATCAAGCACATCCTGGCCGACAAG
This Armigeres subalbatus isolate Guangzhou_Male unplaced genomic scaffold, GZ_Asu_2 Contig154, whole genome shotgun sequence DNA region includes the following protein-coding sequences:
- the LOC134202939 gene encoding protein GPR107-like, coding for MKSLASVALWTVLLLLFTVCSDGRRHHLEVRDDLRRYIPLSTFGFYPGGILDVKFSNFMVVPHTDSNVYGLSLDKTLSDAMNPYLDTHQDNCILREPISSLRSGPILFFIMDLQREVVHLNCSSEWQNTHIYKDASHIPPMRGKRQSFATVSDSKSMYMQRRKREATDLVSVCRNYNLTLTCTKNNLPFKVCSFTFAMEVSNKADEGLYNLYFHSCPNYEISTLYPLQFDVDIEEKNGQNYLSAGEMPLPALYFMMSLLFFLSGLFWVFILKKSKHPVFKIHYLMAVLVFLKSLSLLFHGINFHFIQTKGEHVEAWAILYYITHLLKGAVLFITIVLIGTGWTFIKHILADKDKKLFMIVIPLQVLANVAEIIIAESEEGDKEHSTWRDIFILVDLLCCGAILFPVVWSIRHLQEAAGTDGKAAINLRKLKLFRQFYIMIVCYIYFTRIIVYLLKITVAFQYAWLDEMFKEMATYVFFVLTGYKFRPVSQNPYFSMHADDDDDDDEVEILTQTGLTEGISKVTNRSQPLGTTVHEGNEEERENLISKRESSHEYD